Proteins encoded within one genomic window of Prauserella marina:
- a CDS encoding SapB/AmfS family lanthipeptide, with protein sequence MESVLELQGMDADETTTDPAYHTIISYLSLLLC encoded by the coding sequence ATGGAATCGGTACTTGAGCTGCAAGGCATGGACGCCGACGAGACCACGACCGATCCGGCGTACCACACCATCATCAGCTACCTGAGCCTCCTGCTGTGCTGA
- a CDS encoding S1C family serine protease, which yields MTENSPHQHQPQPDQSGPQQTPAEQGDAGSWQPGAPKAHKPSPQESIAPLVDSPSAQQQRTDDVAEATQEAATPAWGLAAQQQPPHSATGFAGSVPTALAKPKRRVPVSIIATAIIAGLVGGGAALGGNALLSTDSAVPVLTSQPASASNVSSKPGSVEYAAEVAMKSTVDIKVPTGQGTATGTGIILSEDGYVLTNNHVVAGASENGKIQVTAPDGKKYSASVTGTAPSYDLAVIKLDDADGLTPATLGESSGLKVGQQVAAIGSPEELSNTVTSGIVSALSRTVTAGDDNGELVVYNGLQTDAPINPGNSGGPLVNLDGQVVGVNSAVEPGQSSNGGLQAYGLGFSIPIDTAKRIANELMQNGEANKPVLGVSGSVNPQGDSTAEGAQLASVQPGSAAEKAGIRQGDVITKLGDTLISSYADLMAQVLKHTPGEEVPVVVKHADGSTETVNVALESAKDTQQTTITPQQQNPFDGDGGFGRGN from the coding sequence GTGACCGAAAACTCCCCTCACCAGCACCAGCCGCAACCAGACCAGTCCGGACCTCAGCAAACCCCAGCCGAGCAGGGGGATGCGGGGTCGTGGCAGCCGGGCGCGCCGAAGGCGCACAAACCGAGCCCCCAGGAATCGATCGCACCCCTCGTGGACTCGCCAAGCGCACAGCAACAACGGACGGACGACGTTGCCGAGGCCACACAAGAAGCCGCGACACCCGCATGGGGCTTGGCCGCCCAGCAGCAGCCACCCCACTCTGCTACCGGCTTCGCCGGCTCGGTTCCGACGGCGCTCGCCAAACCGAAACGCAGAGTACCGGTATCGATCATCGCCACCGCGATCATCGCCGGTCTTGTCGGCGGTGGCGCCGCGCTGGGCGGCAACGCGCTCCTGTCGACGGACTCCGCCGTACCCGTACTGACGTCCCAGCCGGCATCAGCCAGCAACGTCAGCTCCAAACCTGGTTCGGTCGAGTACGCCGCCGAAGTGGCGATGAAATCAACCGTGGACATCAAGGTCCCCACAGGCCAGGGCACGGCGACAGGCACGGGCATCATCCTCTCTGAGGATGGCTACGTACTCACCAACAATCATGTCGTGGCCGGAGCATCGGAAAACGGCAAGATCCAGGTGACAGCACCGGACGGAAAGAAATACTCCGCTTCTGTCACCGGTACCGCGCCTTCGTACGACCTCGCCGTCATCAAGCTGGACGACGCCGACGGGTTGACGCCCGCGACGCTTGGTGAGTCCAGCGGTCTGAAGGTCGGCCAGCAGGTGGCGGCCATTGGTAGCCCCGAAGAACTCTCGAACACCGTTACCTCGGGAATTGTCAGTGCGCTCAGTCGTACCGTGACAGCGGGAGACGACAACGGCGAACTTGTCGTATACAACGGCTTGCAGACCGACGCGCCCATCAACCCGGGTAATTCAGGGGGACCACTCGTGAACCTGGACGGCCAGGTCGTCGGCGTAAACTCGGCCGTTGAGCCTGGTCAAAGCAGTAACGGCGGCCTACAGGCATATGGCCTCGGCTTCTCAATTCCCATCGACACCGCGAAGCGGATCGCCAACGAACTGATGCAGAACGGCGAAGCGAACAAGCCGGTGCTGGGAGTCAGCGGAAGCGTGAACCCCCAGGGAGATTCGACGGCTGAAGGGGCACAACTTGCCTCGGTACAACCTGGAAGCGCCGCCGAGAAGGCCGGAATTCGACAAGGAGACGTCATCACGAAACTCGGCGACACGTTGATCAGCTCGTACGCCGATTTGATGGCGCAGGTGCTCAAACACACTCCGGGCGAAGAGGTTCCCGTCGTGGTCAAGCATGCCGATGGTTCGACCGAGACGGTCAACGTGGCTCTCGAAAGCGCGAAAGACACACAGCAGACCACAATCACCCCACAACAGCAGAACCCGTTCGACGGTGACGGCGGTTTCGGTCGCGGAAACTGA
- the lanKC gene encoding class III lanthionine synthetase LanKC codes for MSTANDIEHSPCGTVRGGVAVEHRYEEFCLADPLFFDEQRGSAAERFARFTPLPEEGWAERQHGTWRVLHPLGASLPYQGWKIHVSATLDNAEQVLTTVYECLVERAVTFKHLTDLAVLLARNSKYAPREASGKLVTIYPRDDREFETLVTELDQRIGGQAGPYILSDLRYGDGPLYVRYGGFTERWIDSGGTRVLGIAREDGTLVPDHRGPVFALPDWVELPEFLAPHLAARSAKSTGDFAYHVNRPLHFSNGGGVYLAEHAREGNQVVLKEARPHAGLDGDKVDAVARLRREHRALTSLTDVPGVPAVYELTPVWEHLFLAMEHRPGVPLHSWLGANYPLTNYRASDSDVAAYTRRALGIADRIGETVSEIHLRGLVFNDLHPANVLVTDDDSVSLIDFELAGPPGPARRPTLGAPGFRAPADRTGFEVDDYALAALRLWLFLPLSALFELAPAKLPEWVRFVEDRFPLPNGYGESILATLRRGTREKDDRDREGRAVGRGTIGHRTTAPVTVLDDPEPDWNLVRKSIAQAILTSATPERPDRLFPGDIEQFRLGGLGFGHGAAGVLHALAVEGLGRSPEHDRWLRDAIDRNRPLAPGFLDGAAGIAYVLHGFGDHDTANALLADARRSIAKTRDHGLANGLAGIGLTLLYLGDGGGESGELGERLVAELESAAPPGRKAKAGLVEGWSGPALLFTRLFEATGDGEWLVHAERALSRDLAECVPARDGSMQVRDGVKRTLPFLGTGSAGIAMAAMELAKHTSDDGTSVRQLPLLLRACRAEAALQCGLLAGRGGLLATLAAARRYGHDPTAEDAIASHLARLAWHAIPFALPDGDGDDGIAFPGNKLLRLSMDVATGSAGVLLSISTALDDHSGVLPFLAPVPTVGDDSVIASSPH; via the coding sequence GTGTCCACAGCCAACGACATCGAGCACAGTCCGTGCGGCACAGTCAGAGGAGGCGTGGCGGTGGAGCATCGGTACGAGGAGTTCTGTTTGGCGGACCCGCTGTTCTTCGACGAACAGCGCGGCTCGGCAGCCGAACGTTTCGCCCGGTTCACCCCGCTTCCCGAAGAGGGCTGGGCGGAGCGACAGCACGGGACATGGCGGGTTCTGCATCCACTCGGAGCGTCGTTGCCTTATCAGGGCTGGAAGATTCACGTTTCCGCGACGCTGGACAACGCCGAGCAAGTGCTCACCACAGTTTACGAGTGCCTGGTCGAACGAGCCGTCACCTTCAAGCATCTGACGGATCTGGCCGTGTTGTTGGCACGGAATTCGAAATACGCCCCTCGCGAGGCGAGCGGGAAGCTGGTCACGATCTACCCGCGCGACGACCGCGAGTTCGAGACGTTGGTGACCGAACTGGACCAGCGTATCGGCGGCCAAGCGGGGCCATACATTCTGAGCGACCTCAGGTATGGCGATGGGCCGCTGTACGTTCGGTATGGCGGTTTCACCGAACGTTGGATCGACAGCGGGGGCACCCGGGTGCTCGGGATCGCGCGTGAAGACGGCACGCTGGTTCCCGATCACCGTGGCCCGGTATTCGCGTTGCCAGACTGGGTCGAACTCCCTGAGTTTCTCGCCCCGCATCTCGCCGCACGAAGCGCCAAGAGCACCGGCGACTTCGCCTACCACGTCAACCGGCCGCTGCACTTTTCCAACGGAGGCGGGGTTTACCTCGCTGAACACGCCCGTGAAGGCAACCAGGTGGTGCTGAAAGAGGCACGTCCGCACGCCGGCCTCGACGGCGACAAAGTTGACGCGGTCGCCAGGCTGCGCAGGGAACACCGGGCACTGACCTCCCTCACCGACGTTCCGGGAGTACCGGCGGTGTATGAGCTGACGCCCGTATGGGAGCACCTTTTCCTCGCCATGGAACACCGGCCGGGAGTACCACTGCATTCATGGCTCGGCGCCAACTATCCGCTGACCAACTACCGCGCCAGTGATAGCGACGTCGCCGCGTACACGCGGCGAGCACTCGGCATCGCCGACAGAATCGGCGAAACCGTGAGCGAGATCCACCTCCGAGGGTTGGTCTTCAACGATCTTCACCCGGCCAATGTGCTCGTCACGGACGACGACTCGGTGAGTTTGATCGACTTCGAGCTCGCGGGTCCTCCCGGTCCGGCACGCCGGCCGACGCTGGGCGCGCCTGGATTCCGGGCCCCGGCTGACCGGACCGGTTTCGAGGTGGACGACTACGCGCTCGCGGCACTGCGCCTGTGGCTCTTCCTTCCGCTCTCAGCGCTGTTCGAACTCGCGCCGGCGAAACTGCCGGAATGGGTCAGGTTCGTCGAAGACAGATTCCCCTTGCCCAATGGCTATGGCGAGTCGATTCTGGCAACGCTGCGCCGCGGCACCAGGGAGAAGGACGACCGCGATCGCGAGGGCCGCGCTGTCGGCAGGGGCACGATCGGCCACCGGACTACCGCGCCGGTCACAGTGCTCGACGATCCCGAACCGGATTGGAATCTTGTGAGGAAGTCGATCGCACAGGCAATACTGACGAGCGCGACGCCGGAACGTCCCGACCGGCTCTTCCCAGGTGACATCGAGCAGTTCCGGCTCGGCGGCCTCGGTTTCGGCCACGGCGCCGCAGGGGTTCTGCACGCACTGGCCGTCGAGGGGCTCGGCCGGAGCCCGGAACACGACCGCTGGCTACGGGACGCGATCGACAGAAACCGCCCGCTCGCACCCGGGTTCCTGGATGGAGCAGCCGGAATCGCATACGTGCTCCATGGTTTCGGCGACCACGACACGGCGAATGCCCTGCTGGCAGACGCACGTCGGTCCATAGCGAAAACCCGCGACCACGGACTGGCCAACGGACTCGCCGGTATCGGACTGACTCTGCTGTATCTCGGCGACGGTGGAGGTGAGTCGGGCGAGCTCGGCGAACGGCTGGTGGCCGAGCTGGAGAGCGCGGCACCGCCGGGCCGGAAAGCGAAGGCCGGGCTGGTCGAAGGCTGGTCGGGGCCCGCGTTGCTGTTCACCCGACTCTTCGAGGCCACTGGAGACGGCGAATGGCTCGTTCATGCCGAACGCGCGCTAAGCCGCGACCTCGCGGAATGCGTTCCGGCCCGTGACGGCTCGATGCAGGTCAGGGACGGCGTCAAGCGGACGTTGCCGTTCCTTGGAACCGGTAGCGCGGGAATCGCCATGGCGGCGATGGAACTGGCGAAGCACACGTCCGACGATGGGACGAGCGTGCGGCAGCTCCCGCTGCTGTTGAGGGCCTGTCGGGCCGAGGCCGCGTTACAGTGCGGGTTGCTGGCCGGTCGTGGTGGGTTGCTGGCCACACTCGCCGCTGCTCGCCGCTACGGGCATGACCCCACAGCCGAGGACGCCATCGCATCGCACCTTGCCAGGCTGGCCTGGCACGCCATTCCGTTTGCTTTGCCAGACGGCGATGGTGATGACGGCATCGCTTTCCCCGGCAACAAATTGCTCCGGTTGTCCATGGATGTCGCCACCGGCAGCGCGGGCGTACTGCTCTCGATATCCACGGCACTCGATGACCACAGCGGGGTTCTCCCGTTCCTCGCTCCTGTCCCCACGGTTGGCGACGACAGCGTGATCGCGTCATCGCCCCATTGA
- a CDS encoding pyridoxamine 5'-phosphate oxidase family protein, whose translation MNPHARNLPYLWLMTTWKEFSISAPVIAEVFTRRHAATKNLCMLATLRADGFPRISPIEPRFFEDELWLVGMPNTTKFHDLGRDPRFCLHTATVETEPNEGDAKLWGRVRDVQDKEVHARFAEAMFEETGFDLRGQEFEHLYAADLIGASSLVTGDDSLDITIWRPGEPERLVHR comes from the coding sequence TTGAACCCTCATGCCCGTAATCTGCCGTACCTTTGGCTGATGACCACGTGGAAAGAGTTCAGCATCTCAGCTCCGGTGATCGCCGAGGTTTTCACGCGTCGCCACGCCGCGACAAAGAACCTGTGTATGTTGGCAACCCTTCGAGCCGATGGATTTCCTCGCATCAGCCCCATCGAGCCTCGCTTCTTCGAGGATGAACTGTGGCTCGTCGGTATGCCCAACACCACCAAGTTCCACGACCTCGGTCGCGACCCGCGTTTCTGCTTGCACACGGCGACGGTCGAGACCGAGCCGAACGAAGGTGACGCGAAGCTGTGGGGCCGCGTGCGCGACGTGCAAGACAAAGAGGTACATGCGCGGTTCGCGGAAGCGATGTTCGAGGAGACCGGTTTTGATCTTCGTGGCCAGGAGTTCGAGCACCTGTACGCGGCGGATCTCATCGGAGCCTCAAGCTTGGTGACCGGCGACGACAGTCTCGACATCACGATTTGGCGGCCAGGCGAGCCAGAACGCCTCGTACACCGGTGA